In Pseudorca crassidens isolate mPseCra1 chromosome 16, mPseCra1.hap1, whole genome shotgun sequence, one DNA window encodes the following:
- the GPR26 gene encoding G-protein coupled receptor 26 isoform X2 yields the protein MNSWDAGLAGLLVGTMGVSLLSNALVLLCLLHSADIRRQAPALFTLNLTCGNLLCTVVNMPLTLAGVVAQRQPAGDRLCRLAAFLDTFLAANSMLSMAALSIDRWVAVVFPLSYRAKMRLRDAALMVAYTWLHALAFPAAAVVLSWLGFHQLYASCTLCSRRPDERLRFAVFTGAFHALSFLLSFVVLCCTYFKVLKVARFHCRRIDVITMQTLVLLVDIHPSVRERCLEEQRRRRQRATKKISTFIGTFLVCFAPYVITRLVELSSAVPISSHWGVLSKCLAYSKAASDPFVYSLLRHQYRKSCKEILNRVLHRRSLRSSGLTGDSHSQNILPASE from the exons ATGAACTCGTGGGACGCGGGCCTGGCGGGTCTGCTGGTGGGTACGATGGGCGTCTCGCTGCTGTCCAACGCGCTGGTACTGCTCTGCCTCCTGCACAGCGCCGACATCCGCCGCCAGGCGCCGGCGCTCTTCACCCTGAACCTCACGTGCGGCAACCTGCTGTGCACCGTGGTCAACATGCCGCTCACGCTGGCCGGCGTCGTGGCGCAGCGGCAGCCGGCCGGTGACCGCCTGTGCCGCCTGGCCGCCTTCCTCGACACCTTCCTGGCTGCCAACTCTATGCTCAGCATGGCCGCGCTCAGCATCGACCGCTGGGTGGCCGTGGTCTTCCCGCTGAGCTACCGCGCCAAGATGCGCCTCCGCGACGCCGCGCTCATGGTGGCCTACACGTGGCTGCACGCGCTCGCCTTCCCCGCCGCCGCGGTCGTCCTGTCCTGGCTGGGCTTCCACCAGCTGTACGCGTCCTGCACGCTGTGCAGCCGGAGGCCAGACGAGCGGTTGCGCTTCGCCGTCTTCACGGGTGCCTTCCATGCGCTCAGCTTCCTGCTCTCCTTCGTTGTGCTCTGCTGCACATACTTCAAGGTGCTCAAGGTGGCCCGCTTCCACTGCAGACGCATCGACGTGATTACCATGCAGACGCTCGTGCTGCTCGTGGACATCCACCCCAG TGTGCGGGAACGCTGTCTAGAGGAGCAGAGGAGGCGGCGGCAACGCGCCACCAAGAAAATCAGCACCTTCATAGGCACCTTCCTCGTGTGCTTCGCACCCTACGTGATCACCAG GCTGGTGGAGCTGTCCTCCGCGGTGCCCATCAGCTCCCACTGGGGGGTGCTGTCCAAGTGCTTGGCCTACAGCAAGGCCGCATCTGACCCGTTCGTGTACTCCTTGCTGCGACACCAGTACCGCAAGAGCTGCAAGGAGATTCTGAACAGGGTCCTCCACAGGCGTTCCCTCCGCTCCTCCGGCCTCACCGGGGACTCCCACAGCCAGAACATTCTTCCGGCCTCTGAGTGA
- the GPR26 gene encoding G-protein coupled receptor 26 isoform X4 translates to MNSWDAGLAGLLVGTMGVSLLSNALVLLCLLHSADIRRQAPALFTLNLTCGNLLCTVVNMPLTLAGVVAQRQPAGDRLCRLAAFLDTFLAANSMLSMAALSIDRWVAVVFPLSYRAKMRLRDAALMVAYTWLHALAFPAAAVVLSWLGFHQLYASCTLCSRRPDERLRFAVFTGAFHALSFLLSFVVLCCTYFKVLKVARFHCRRIDVITMQTLVLLVDIHPSVRERCLEEQRRRRQRATKKISTFIGTFLVCFAPYVITRHLGRNPDIVSSLLGVKAGR, encoded by the exons ATGAACTCGTGGGACGCGGGCCTGGCGGGTCTGCTGGTGGGTACGATGGGCGTCTCGCTGCTGTCCAACGCGCTGGTACTGCTCTGCCTCCTGCACAGCGCCGACATCCGCCGCCAGGCGCCGGCGCTCTTCACCCTGAACCTCACGTGCGGCAACCTGCTGTGCACCGTGGTCAACATGCCGCTCACGCTGGCCGGCGTCGTGGCGCAGCGGCAGCCGGCCGGTGACCGCCTGTGCCGCCTGGCCGCCTTCCTCGACACCTTCCTGGCTGCCAACTCTATGCTCAGCATGGCCGCGCTCAGCATCGACCGCTGGGTGGCCGTGGTCTTCCCGCTGAGCTACCGCGCCAAGATGCGCCTCCGCGACGCCGCGCTCATGGTGGCCTACACGTGGCTGCACGCGCTCGCCTTCCCCGCCGCCGCGGTCGTCCTGTCCTGGCTGGGCTTCCACCAGCTGTACGCGTCCTGCACGCTGTGCAGCCGGAGGCCAGACGAGCGGTTGCGCTTCGCCGTCTTCACGGGTGCCTTCCATGCGCTCAGCTTCCTGCTCTCCTTCGTTGTGCTCTGCTGCACATACTTCAAGGTGCTCAAGGTGGCCCGCTTCCACTGCAGACGCATCGACGTGATTACCATGCAGACGCTCGTGCTGCTCGTGGACATCCACCCCAG TGTGCGGGAACGCTGTCTAGAGGAGCAGAGGAGGCGGCGGCAACGCGCCACCAAGAAAATCAGCACCTTCATAGGCACCTTCCTCGTGTGCTTCGCACCCTACGTGATCACCAG GCATCTTGGCAGGAACCCAGACATAGTATCCAGCCTCCTGGGGGTAAAGGCAGGTAGGTGA